One segment of Panicum virgatum strain AP13 chromosome 1K, P.virgatum_v5, whole genome shotgun sequence DNA contains the following:
- the LOC120644362 gene encoding protein PHOSPHATE STARVATION RESPONSE 3-like isoform X1: MQAWRKQSSFLNVFCSVVNDQRHQQPQGAMSTQSIIAVKQFAGPDSMAQTCTTPQPSAHSLFSAKSDHCGSAYDLQSSCASAQSSSVKSEMIGSLSLTKILPLDLHKRSPESNPERSASRASQTQLSDPVSSSSSSTFHTSMFSSFRTSSESCRQKGALPFLPHPPKCEQQQQISAQQSSSSSSLLFGADLSNGSHDDAEHSGDLKDFLNLSGDVSEGSFHGESDAMAFSEQMEFQFLSEQLGMAITNNEESPRLDDIYDRPPQTSSCTVPSYSNQENLPSPVSVVKVQLSSSRAEACNKPRLRWTLELHERFVEAVNKLGGPEKATPKGVLKLMKVEGLTIYHVKSHLQKYRFAKYLPETKEDKKSSSEGKKSQLVIPGNDSDKKKSLQVAEALRMQMEVQKQLHEQLEVQRQLQLHIEEHARYLQKILEQQQKARDSLSTTRNSTKEKEEAPESTEKEETKMKDDTSSDPLSGRKISDPNLECATRESQVDNKSTNV, from the exons ATGCAGGCTTGGAGGAAGCAGTCCTCATTCCTCAATGTCTTCTGTTCAGTGGTGAATGACCAAAGACACCAACAACCTCAAGGCGCCATGAGCACACAGAGCATTATCGCTGTGAAGCAATTCGCTGGCCCTGACAGTATGGCTCAAACATGCACTACTCCACAGCCTTCAGCTCATAGTCTGTTCAGTGCTAAATCCGATCACTGTGGTTCAGCGTATGATCTGCAATCATCTTGTGCTTCTGCTCAATCCTCGAGCGTTAAGTCAGAGATGATTGGCTCGTTGAGTCTGACAAAGATCCTTCCGCTTGACCTTCATAAACGGAGTCCTGAGTCCAATCCTGAACGTTCTGCTTCTCGCGCATCACAAACCCAATTGTCGGATCCAGTTTCATCTAGTTCTTCCTCCACATTCCACACAAGTATGTTCTCCTCGTTCAGGACAAGCTCCGAATCGTGCCGGCAAAAAGGCGCTCTGCCTTTCCTACCCCATCCTCCTAAatgtgagcagcagcagcagatttcGGCTCAGCAGTCATCCAGTTCTTCTTCACTGCTCTTTGGTGCTGACCTCAGCAATGGTAGTCATGATGATGCTGAACATTCAGGTGATCTCAAGGACTTTCTTAACCTTTCTGGAGATGTTTCAGAAGGTAGTTTCCATGGAGAAAGCGATGCCATGGCTTTCAGTGAGCAGATGGAGTTTCAGTTCTTGTCTGAACAGCTCGGAATGGCCATCACCAACAACGAAGAAAGCCCTCGATTAGAT GACATCTACGACAGACCACCACAAACCTCTTCTTGTACAGTACCATCTTACTCTAACCAAGAAAACCTCCCGAGCCCAGTATCTGTTGTCAAAGTTCAGCTGAGTTCATCCCGAGCTGAAGCATGTAACAAACCAAGACTGAGATGGACACTGGAACTCCATGAGCGTTTTGTAGAGGCTGTCAACAAGCTTGGAGGACCAGAAA AGGCAACTCCAAAGGGTGTGCTAAAGCTTATGAAGGTAGAAGGTTTGACCATCTATCATGTGAAGAGCCATTTGCAG AAATATCGTTTCGCCAAGTATCTTCCAGAGACAAAAGAAG ATAAGAAGTCCTCTTCAGAAGGCAAGAAATCTCAATTGGTAATACCAGGAAATGATTCTGACAAAAAGAA GAGCTTACAAGTAGCAGAAGCTCTTCGGATGCAAATGGAGGTTCAGAAACAACTTCATGAACAATTAGAG GTGCAAAGGCAACTACAGCTGCACATAGAAGAACATGCAAGATATTTGCAGAAGATATTAGAACAACAACAAAAGGCAAGGGACTCCTTATCCACTACGAGAAATTCAACAAAAGAGAAAGAGGAAGCGCCAGAATCCACAGAGAAAGAGGAAACCAAGATGAAAGACGACACCTCTTCAGATCCACTGTCAGGACGCAAAATTTCAGATCCTAACCTGGAATGTGCAACTCGTGAGTCACAAGTGGATAACAAAAGTACAAACGTTTAG
- the LOC120644362 gene encoding protein PHOSPHATE STARVATION RESPONSE 3-like isoform X3, whose product MSTQSIIAVKQFAGPDSMAQTCTTPQPSAHSLFSAKSDHCGSAYDLQSSCASAQSSSVKSEMIGSLSLTKILPLDLHKRSPESNPERSASRASQTQLSDPVSSSSSSTFHTSMFSSFRTSSESCRQKGALPFLPHPPKCEQQQQISAQQSSSSSSLLFGADLSNGSHDDAEHSGDLKDFLNLSGDVSEGSFHGESDAMAFSEQMEFQFLSEQLGMAITNNEESPRLDDIYDRPPQTSSCTVPSYSNQENLPSPVSVVKVQLSSSRAEACNKPRLRWTLELHERFVEAVNKLGGPEKATPKGVLKLMKVEGLTIYHVKSHLQKYRFAKYLPETKEDKKSSSEGKKSQLVIPGNDSDKKKSLQVAEALRMQMEVQKQLHEQLEVQRQLQLHIEEHARYLQKILEQQQKARDSLSTTRNSTKEKEEAPESTEKEETKMKDDTSSDPLSGRKISDPNLECATRESQVDNKSTNV is encoded by the exons ATGAGCACACAGAGCATTATCGCTGTGAAGCAATTCGCTGGCCCTGACAGTATGGCTCAAACATGCACTACTCCACAGCCTTCAGCTCATAGTCTGTTCAGTGCTAAATCCGATCACTGTGGTTCAGCGTATGATCTGCAATCATCTTGTGCTTCTGCTCAATCCTCGAGCGTTAAGTCAGAGATGATTGGCTCGTTGAGTCTGACAAAGATCCTTCCGCTTGACCTTCATAAACGGAGTCCTGAGTCCAATCCTGAACGTTCTGCTTCTCGCGCATCACAAACCCAATTGTCGGATCCAGTTTCATCTAGTTCTTCCTCCACATTCCACACAAGTATGTTCTCCTCGTTCAGGACAAGCTCCGAATCGTGCCGGCAAAAAGGCGCTCTGCCTTTCCTACCCCATCCTCCTAAatgtgagcagcagcagcagatttcGGCTCAGCAGTCATCCAGTTCTTCTTCACTGCTCTTTGGTGCTGACCTCAGCAATGGTAGTCATGATGATGCTGAACATTCAGGTGATCTCAAGGACTTTCTTAACCTTTCTGGAGATGTTTCAGAAGGTAGTTTCCATGGAGAAAGCGATGCCATGGCTTTCAGTGAGCAGATGGAGTTTCAGTTCTTGTCTGAACAGCTCGGAATGGCCATCACCAACAACGAAGAAAGCCCTCGATTAGAT GACATCTACGACAGACCACCACAAACCTCTTCTTGTACAGTACCATCTTACTCTAACCAAGAAAACCTCCCGAGCCCAGTATCTGTTGTCAAAGTTCAGCTGAGTTCATCCCGAGCTGAAGCATGTAACAAACCAAGACTGAGATGGACACTGGAACTCCATGAGCGTTTTGTAGAGGCTGTCAACAAGCTTGGAGGACCAGAAA AGGCAACTCCAAAGGGTGTGCTAAAGCTTATGAAGGTAGAAGGTTTGACCATCTATCATGTGAAGAGCCATTTGCAG AAATATCGTTTCGCCAAGTATCTTCCAGAGACAAAAGAAG ATAAGAAGTCCTCTTCAGAAGGCAAGAAATCTCAATTGGTAATACCAGGAAATGATTCTGACAAAAAGAA GAGCTTACAAGTAGCAGAAGCTCTTCGGATGCAAATGGAGGTTCAGAAACAACTTCATGAACAATTAGAG GTGCAAAGGCAACTACAGCTGCACATAGAAGAACATGCAAGATATTTGCAGAAGATATTAGAACAACAACAAAAGGCAAGGGACTCCTTATCCACTACGAGAAATTCAACAAAAGAGAAAGAGGAAGCGCCAGAATCCACAGAGAAAGAGGAAACCAAGATGAAAGACGACACCTCTTCAGATCCACTGTCAGGACGCAAAATTTCAGATCCTAACCTGGAATGTGCAACTCGTGAGTCACAAGTGGATAACAAAAGTACAAACGTTTAG
- the LOC120644362 gene encoding protein PHOSPHATE STARVATION RESPONSE 3-like isoform X2: MQAWRKQSSFLNVFCSVVNDQRHKQFAGPDSMAQTCTTPQPSAHSLFSAKSDHCGSAYDLQSSCASAQSSSVKSEMIGSLSLTKILPLDLHKRSPESNPERSASRASQTQLSDPVSSSSSSTFHTSMFSSFRTSSESCRQKGALPFLPHPPKCEQQQQISAQQSSSSSSLLFGADLSNGSHDDAEHSGDLKDFLNLSGDVSEGSFHGESDAMAFSEQMEFQFLSEQLGMAITNNEESPRLDDIYDRPPQTSSCTVPSYSNQENLPSPVSVVKVQLSSSRAEACNKPRLRWTLELHERFVEAVNKLGGPEKATPKGVLKLMKVEGLTIYHVKSHLQKYRFAKYLPETKEDKKSSSEGKKSQLVIPGNDSDKKKSLQVAEALRMQMEVQKQLHEQLEVQRQLQLHIEEHARYLQKILEQQQKARDSLSTTRNSTKEKEEAPESTEKEETKMKDDTSSDPLSGRKISDPNLECATRESQVDNKSTNV; this comes from the exons ATGCAGGCTTGGAGGAAGCAGTCCTCATTCCTCAATGTCTTCTGTTCAGTGGTGAATGACCAAAGACAC AAGCAATTCGCTGGCCCTGACAGTATGGCTCAAACATGCACTACTCCACAGCCTTCAGCTCATAGTCTGTTCAGTGCTAAATCCGATCACTGTGGTTCAGCGTATGATCTGCAATCATCTTGTGCTTCTGCTCAATCCTCGAGCGTTAAGTCAGAGATGATTGGCTCGTTGAGTCTGACAAAGATCCTTCCGCTTGACCTTCATAAACGGAGTCCTGAGTCCAATCCTGAACGTTCTGCTTCTCGCGCATCACAAACCCAATTGTCGGATCCAGTTTCATCTAGTTCTTCCTCCACATTCCACACAAGTATGTTCTCCTCGTTCAGGACAAGCTCCGAATCGTGCCGGCAAAAAGGCGCTCTGCCTTTCCTACCCCATCCTCCTAAatgtgagcagcagcagcagatttcGGCTCAGCAGTCATCCAGTTCTTCTTCACTGCTCTTTGGTGCTGACCTCAGCAATGGTAGTCATGATGATGCTGAACATTCAGGTGATCTCAAGGACTTTCTTAACCTTTCTGGAGATGTTTCAGAAGGTAGTTTCCATGGAGAAAGCGATGCCATGGCTTTCAGTGAGCAGATGGAGTTTCAGTTCTTGTCTGAACAGCTCGGAATGGCCATCACCAACAACGAAGAAAGCCCTCGATTAGAT GACATCTACGACAGACCACCACAAACCTCTTCTTGTACAGTACCATCTTACTCTAACCAAGAAAACCTCCCGAGCCCAGTATCTGTTGTCAAAGTTCAGCTGAGTTCATCCCGAGCTGAAGCATGTAACAAACCAAGACTGAGATGGACACTGGAACTCCATGAGCGTTTTGTAGAGGCTGTCAACAAGCTTGGAGGACCAGAAA AGGCAACTCCAAAGGGTGTGCTAAAGCTTATGAAGGTAGAAGGTTTGACCATCTATCATGTGAAGAGCCATTTGCAG AAATATCGTTTCGCCAAGTATCTTCCAGAGACAAAAGAAG ATAAGAAGTCCTCTTCAGAAGGCAAGAAATCTCAATTGGTAATACCAGGAAATGATTCTGACAAAAAGAA GAGCTTACAAGTAGCAGAAGCTCTTCGGATGCAAATGGAGGTTCAGAAACAACTTCATGAACAATTAGAG GTGCAAAGGCAACTACAGCTGCACATAGAAGAACATGCAAGATATTTGCAGAAGATATTAGAACAACAACAAAAGGCAAGGGACTCCTTATCCACTACGAGAAATTCAACAAAAGAGAAAGAGGAAGCGCCAGAATCCACAGAGAAAGAGGAAACCAAGATGAAAGACGACACCTCTTCAGATCCACTGTCAGGACGCAAAATTTCAGATCCTAACCTGGAATGTGCAACTCGTGAGTCACAAGTGGATAACAAAAGTACAAACGTTTAG
- the LOC120644362 gene encoding protein PHOSPHATE STARVATION RESPONSE 3-like isoform X4 has translation MAQTCTTPQPSAHSLFSAKSDHCGSAYDLQSSCASAQSSSVKSEMIGSLSLTKILPLDLHKRSPESNPERSASRASQTQLSDPVSSSSSSTFHTSMFSSFRTSSESCRQKGALPFLPHPPKCEQQQQISAQQSSSSSSLLFGADLSNGSHDDAEHSGDLKDFLNLSGDVSEGSFHGESDAMAFSEQMEFQFLSEQLGMAITNNEESPRLDDIYDRPPQTSSCTVPSYSNQENLPSPVSVVKVQLSSSRAEACNKPRLRWTLELHERFVEAVNKLGGPEKATPKGVLKLMKVEGLTIYHVKSHLQKYRFAKYLPETKEDKKSSSEGKKSQLVIPGNDSDKKKSLQVAEALRMQMEVQKQLHEQLEVQRQLQLHIEEHARYLQKILEQQQKARDSLSTTRNSTKEKEEAPESTEKEETKMKDDTSSDPLSGRKISDPNLECATRESQVDNKSTNV, from the exons ATGGCTCAAACATGCACTACTCCACAGCCTTCAGCTCATAGTCTGTTCAGTGCTAAATCCGATCACTGTGGTTCAGCGTATGATCTGCAATCATCTTGTGCTTCTGCTCAATCCTCGAGCGTTAAGTCAGAGATGATTGGCTCGTTGAGTCTGACAAAGATCCTTCCGCTTGACCTTCATAAACGGAGTCCTGAGTCCAATCCTGAACGTTCTGCTTCTCGCGCATCACAAACCCAATTGTCGGATCCAGTTTCATCTAGTTCTTCCTCCACATTCCACACAAGTATGTTCTCCTCGTTCAGGACAAGCTCCGAATCGTGCCGGCAAAAAGGCGCTCTGCCTTTCCTACCCCATCCTCCTAAatgtgagcagcagcagcagatttcGGCTCAGCAGTCATCCAGTTCTTCTTCACTGCTCTTTGGTGCTGACCTCAGCAATGGTAGTCATGATGATGCTGAACATTCAGGTGATCTCAAGGACTTTCTTAACCTTTCTGGAGATGTTTCAGAAGGTAGTTTCCATGGAGAAAGCGATGCCATGGCTTTCAGTGAGCAGATGGAGTTTCAGTTCTTGTCTGAACAGCTCGGAATGGCCATCACCAACAACGAAGAAAGCCCTCGATTAGAT GACATCTACGACAGACCACCACAAACCTCTTCTTGTACAGTACCATCTTACTCTAACCAAGAAAACCTCCCGAGCCCAGTATCTGTTGTCAAAGTTCAGCTGAGTTCATCCCGAGCTGAAGCATGTAACAAACCAAGACTGAGATGGACACTGGAACTCCATGAGCGTTTTGTAGAGGCTGTCAACAAGCTTGGAGGACCAGAAA AGGCAACTCCAAAGGGTGTGCTAAAGCTTATGAAGGTAGAAGGTTTGACCATCTATCATGTGAAGAGCCATTTGCAG AAATATCGTTTCGCCAAGTATCTTCCAGAGACAAAAGAAG ATAAGAAGTCCTCTTCAGAAGGCAAGAAATCTCAATTGGTAATACCAGGAAATGATTCTGACAAAAAGAA GAGCTTACAAGTAGCAGAAGCTCTTCGGATGCAAATGGAGGTTCAGAAACAACTTCATGAACAATTAGAG GTGCAAAGGCAACTACAGCTGCACATAGAAGAACATGCAAGATATTTGCAGAAGATATTAGAACAACAACAAAAGGCAAGGGACTCCTTATCCACTACGAGAAATTCAACAAAAGAGAAAGAGGAAGCGCCAGAATCCACAGAGAAAGAGGAAACCAAGATGAAAGACGACACCTCTTCAGATCCACTGTCAGGACGCAAAATTTCAGATCCTAACCTGGAATGTGCAACTCGTGAGTCACAAGTGGATAACAAAAGTACAAACGTTTAG